CCTGGCTGGGCAGGCACGGCCTGTATCTGGAAGATCTTTACGTCACACCACAACAGCGCGGCATCGGTGCTGGCAAGGCGCTGCTGCGCCATCTGGCCAGACTGGCGGTGGCACGCGGTTGCGGGCGCTTCGAATGGTCGGTGCTGGACTGGAATCAGCCGGCCATCGACTTCTACGAATCCATCGGCGCCAGGCCACAGAACGAGTGGATCGGCTACCGCCTTACCGGCGATGCTTTGTCTGAGTTCGCAGCGGGTTGAGCGATCATTCGAGCTCACCTGCGTCAGCCGCTGCGCTGCCGCCGCGCAAAGCGCGCCTGCCCTTTGCCAACGCCTGGTTCTTCCCGGCTGCCGCGCTCTACGCGGCGCTGATCCTGCCGTATTCGGTACTGGCGCTACTCGGTCTGCTTCCCGCGTTGCCCGGGCTCGCCACATCCATCGGCCACGCCCACGAGATGCTCTTCGGCTTCGCCTTGGCGGTGATCGCCGGCTACCTGCTCGGCCCGCAGCCAAGGCGCTTCACCCTGACTTTGCTCGGCTGCTGGGCGATGGCACGACTGAGCTTCCTGCTGTGGCCGGGTTCGTGGCTGGCACTGGCCAGCGCCGCGATCTTTGCCGCCGGCCTTGCCTGGAAAGTGCTGCCGCGCTTTCTCGGCGCCGCGAAGAAATGGCGCAACCAGAGCGTCGCACCCGTGGTCGCCGGGTTGAGTCTGCTCAGCGCCATCGCCAGCGGCGGCTTTGCAACTGGCTTCGACCGCCTCATGCTGGAGGAGGCGCTGCTATTGCTCGCCGCCCTGATGTTCTTCATGGGCGGACGAATCATCGCGCCAGCCGTTGCCGGTTACGCGCAGAGCCAGGGCTGGCGACTGGATGCGCGAGTGCAGCCGCATATCGAAGGCGCCGTGCTGATCCTGCTCGGCATCGCCCTGCTGCTGAATCTCCTGCCCTGGCCGCTCACCCGGCAACTGACCGGCGCCGTACTGGTCGCCGCCGCCCTACTCACGGCCCTCCGCCTGCTGCGCTGGCAACCCTGGCGCTGCGCGCGGCCGGAGCTGCTGACGCTGCTGCTCGGCTACACCTGGCTCGCCATTGGCCTGCTATTGCTTGGCCTGGGTACGCTGTTACCGGCGCTACCATTGAGCGCAACGCTGCACGCCTTGACCGTCGGCGCGCTGGGCAGTCTGACCTTCACGGTCATGGCCCGC
This DNA window, taken from Pseudomonas sp. FeN3W, encodes the following:
- a CDS encoding NnrS family protein; translation: MPPRKARLPFANAWFFPAAALYAALILPYSVLALLGLLPALPGLATSIGHAHEMLFGFALAVIAGYLLGPQPRRFTLTLLGCWAMARLSFLLWPGSWLALASAAIFAAGLAWKVLPRFLGAAKKWRNQSVAPVVAGLSLLSAIASGGFATGFDRLMLEEALLLLAALMFFMGGRIIAPAVAGYAQSQGWRLDARVQPHIEGAVLILLGIALLLNLLPWPLTRQLTGAVLVAAALLTALRLLRWQPWRCARPELLTLLLGYTWLAIGLLLLGLGTLLPALPLSATLHALTVGALGSLTFTVMARTRLIYRFRDPAAQPWIQGMALLISLAALARVLPALLSRPHPAWLLLAAGCWSLAFMALTVLLWRCRAAHADSPRSDTDR